The genomic region CCTCCAGCGCTGAGAGCAGCAACTCAGCCTCCTCGCGGGTAATGCGCCCTTCTTCCAGAAGATTTCGTATGCGGCTTCGCTCATCCATGGCTCTCTCCTAACGTGCCTTCAGGCTGGGAGGGCTCCAGGGCTTCGGCCCAGTACCTGAACATCTTGGCTAGCTGCCGCTGCAGAGTCCAGGTCGATCCTTGGCCTGGATGCCTGACCTCCTTGCGGTACTGCTCCAGCTTTTGGGCCGCCCGAACCTCCATTTCGTGGAAGCTGAACATCCCTAACATCCCCCACCTCCTGTGGAGAATATTCTAGCGCCGATTTTCTATTTTTTCAATATAGATTTTGGAAAAGTTAAGATATGGTTTTACATTTTTACATTAGTGTATCCACCCGCCGCTCAAACTGCTCGATTCGTTCGAGCAGAACCCCCATGCCCTTCCACCAGAAGTTTTCAGAGCCCAGGTCAAAGCCAAAGCGGGCCGCCAGTCCCTCGACGGGGTACATGCCCGTCGAGGCCAGCAACGACTCGTAGCGGGGTACGAAGCCTGGGCCTTCCTCCCGGTACTGCTGGTAGAGGGCCAGGCCAAAGAGAAGGCCGAAAGCGTAGGGGAAGTTGTAGAAGTTGGAGCCGTAGTAGTGGCCCTTCACCGCCCACATGTAGGGGTGGTAGCTGCCCAGCGCCTCGCCGTAGGTGGCCTGCTGGGCCTCCAGCATCAAAGCGCAGAACTCCTCCGGGGCCAGCTCGCGCTCCCGTCGCCGGGCGAAAACCCTCTGCTCGAAGAGGAAGCGGGCGTGGATGTCCACGATTACCTGCGCGGCGTTCTGCAGACTGCCCTCCAGCACCTCCAGCCCCTCCTCCGGCGGCAGCGTCCTGAGGGCGGCCTCCACGACCACGGTTTCGTTCAGGATGGAGGCGGTCTCGGCCAGGGTCATGGGCTCCTGGCGCAGCAGGTAGGGCACCTGCCGCAGGCAGTGGTTGTGGTAGGCATGGCCCAGTTCGTGGGCCAGGGTGGCCACCGAGTCGAAGCTGGGCTCGTAGTTTAGAAGAATGCGCGACTTCCCCTGACCCACGGGCATGCAGTAGGCCCCCCCTACCTTCCCCTTGCGTGGAGGGGCGTCCAGCCACCGCTCGGCGTAGGCCCGCCGAGCCAGCTCGGCCGCGGCCTGGGAGAAGCCCGAGAGGTGTTCCTCCACAAAGCGCTGTGCCCGGGCAAAGCTCCACTGGCCCGGGCGGGTCACCGGAGCGAACAGGTCCCACCAGTCGAGCCGGGGTTTGCCCAGCGCCCGGGCCTTGGCGGCGAAGTAGCGGCGCCAGTGGGGAAAGCTCGCCACCATCACCTTCTGCAAGGCTTCCAGGGTCCTGGGCTCGATGCGGTTTTCGAAGAGGGCCGGGGCCAAATCGTCGGGCCAGCCGCGCCGCCGGTTGAGCGTGACCACCTCCCCTTTGTAGCCGTTGAGGGCCGCGGCCAGGGGAATCTCGTGGGCTTTCCAGGCCCTGAGCTCTGCCTCGTAGGCGGCCCTCCGCACCGCCTCCTCGGGGTGGGTGGCCCGGTTGCGCACCGCGGCAATGGGAAGCTCCTCTCCGTCCAAGTAGGCTGTGATCTGGCTGGTCAGGCGGCCATGCAGCTTGACCCAGGCCCGCCCCCCAGAAAGCGAGAGTTCGGCCGCCAGGGTCTCCTCGGCCTCGGACATCATGTGCTGGGCCTGGACCCTGGCCTCCTCCAGGAGAATTCGGTACTCGCCAGCCTCCACCGCATCGGGCTCGAGCCGGGCCAGCCAGCGGGTAATCCGGGGGCGCAGCCTCTGGAAGCCCAGGTAAAGCTGCTCCAGCTCGGAAAGGCGGGCCTGGGCTCGTTCGTCGGCGCTGTTGCTGTCCACCCGCAAAAGCAAGTAGGCGTAAAGCGGCCAGAAGCGCTCGCCGAAGGCATTGAGCCGTTCGATGAGCGACCAGAAGGTGGCCTGGCTGGTGCTCGCCTCCTCTCCTAGGCGGGCTTCCACGAACTGCTGCAGGTCCTTTATCCGCTCGCTTACCTCTTGCCAGGTCCCCAGGAAGGCCTCGGAGTCCAGACCGGGAAAGAGGGCCTCCAGGTCCCAGGTGGGCAGTTCCTCGGTGAGCATGAGCGAAGTATACGTCGTTTCACGCAAGCCCTGGCCAAAGCCGGTAGACTAGGGCCCGTGTACGCCCTCGCCCAGGCGCTGCGGTCGCTGCGGCAGCACCCCACCAGCACCCTGGCCACCTTCTTTACTGCTCTGGTCTCCTTCTCGCTGCTGTTTTTGCTGGGGCTCTTGCTTTGGAACCTGGAGCGGGTGGTGGACTCCCTCGAGCGCGAGCTGGAGGTGGCGGCTTTCCTCAAACCCGGGGCCCCGGCAGAGGCCCTGCTCAACCAGATCAGAGCCTGGCCCGAGGTAAGCGAGGTGCGCTTGCAGACCAAAGAGGAGGCCCTAGCCCTCTTGCAGCTCGACTACCCCTATTTGGCCCAGGCTCGGGAGTTCATCCAAAACCCCCTGCCCGACACCCTGCGCATCCAGCTTGCCGATCCCCAGCAGGTCCGGGAGGTGGGGCGGCGGGTGGCCCGGCTGGAAGGGGTGGAGGGGGTGGAGTACGGCGGGGCGCTTACCGAGCAGCTCGTGCGGGTACTCTTTGGCCTGCGGGTGGCGGTCAATGTCCTGATTGGCCTGCTGTTGCTGAATACCCTGTTCAGCGTGATGGGCACCATCCGGCTTTCCATCGAGAACCGGCGGGAGGAGCTCAGGGTGATGCAGCTCGTGGGGGCCACGCGGGGGTTCATCCAGGGGCCTTTTGTGGCCGAGGGGGCCATGCTCACGCTTGGGGCCGGGCTGGTGGCCCTGGGGCTCGGGGCCTTCGCCTACCGCTTCTTGGCCCAGTCCCTCCAAAACCTCCTGCCCTTTGTACCGGTGCTAGGGCGGGAGGACCTGGTTCAAGCTGGGCTGGCCCTGCTGCTGTTGGCCCTTTTGCTGGGCACCCTGGGGGCCTATCTGGCGAGCCGGGCCCATCTGCGGGAGAGCGATCTATGAGGTGGGGATGGGTTGGCCTTCTGGTGGCGCTGACGCTGGCTTCGGCCCAGAGCCTAGAGGAGTTGAGGCAACAAGCCCAGGAGAACCAGCGCTTGCAGCAGCTTCAGCGGCAGCGCATCGAGGCCCTCAACCGGGAGCTGGCCCAACTGGACGCGGCCACGGCGGCCCGCCTGGCCGAGCTTAGGCGTTTGGAGGCCGAGATCACCCGCCTGGAGCGGGAGCGGGCCGAGCTCACCCGGCAGATAGGGCTTTTGGAGGAGCAGAAGCGCCAGACCGAGGCCCGCATCCGGGCTTTGCAGAAGGAGCTCGACGAGCTGCGGGGCCGGCTTTCGGCCCTGGTGGAAAGCCTGCACCGCGAACGGGCCGGGCGCTATTTGCCGCTCCTGAGGGCCCAGTCCTTCGTGGACCTCGCGGTGCGAAGCCGTTGGGTGGGGGTGCTGGGCCAGCACCAGACCGACCTGATGGACCGCATCCGTACCACCGTGCGGCGCCTGGATGAGGAGCGGGTGCGGCTTGGCCTGCTGGTGGAGGCCCTCACCGAGCGCCGGGCCGAGCGCCAGGCGCGCATCGCGGCCCTGGCCCAGAACCGCCAGGCAGTGGAGCTTACCCTGGCCAGCCTGCGCCAGCAGCGGGCCGGGCGGCAGGCCATCCTGCGCGAGACCCTGGAGGCCCAGGCCCGGCTCCAGGCCGAGCTTCGGGTGCTGCAGAGCCGAATTGCCGCCGAGCTGCGCCGGATTGCCGAGGAACGCCGGCGAGAGGAGGAGCGGCGGCGCCGCGAGGCGCTTGCTGCCCAGCGTGCGCGGGAGGAAGCCCGTCGGGTCCAGGCAGCAGCCCCGCCGAGGGAGGTCATCGGCAGCCTACAGTTCCCGGTGCGGGGGGGGCGCATCGCTGAGGCCTACGGTTATCAGGGCAACGACTGGCAGACCCTGCAGGGCCCTGGGCCCTCGAGCCCCATCGTGGCCGCGGCCGAGGGGGTGGTGATCGACAGCCTGTTCATCGCCAACCTGGGCTACACCCTCACCATCCGCCACTCCGACCGGATTGCCACCCAGTACGTGAACGTGCAGGAGCCCCAGGTGGCGGTGGGGCAGCGGGTGGCCCAGGGGCAGCTTCTCGGCTACACCGGTGGGGGGGTGCTGATCCCCAGCGACCAGATGTGGTTCCGCGTCATTTTCATAGACGAGAACGGCAACTTCCGCTACGTAGACCCCTCGCGCTACTACTGATATGGGCCTTCCCTCCCTCACAGACATCATTGCGGCCATCGCCACCCCGCCAGGCCGGGGGGCGGTGGGCATCGTGCGGATAGCGGGGCCGGGCTCCCTCGAGCTGGTGCGGAAGGTCTGGCAGGGCAAGGACCCCACCCGTCTGCCGGGCGGGCGCTTCACCTTTGGCCGCATTCGGGACCCCCGGAGCGGGGAGGTCTTGGACGAGGCGCTGCTGCTGGTTTTCAGGCCGCCCCACAGCTACACCGGCCAGGAGAGCGCCGAGTTGCAGACCCACGGCTCGCCAGCGGTGCTGCGCGGGGTTTTGCAGCTCCTCTTTGAGCTGGGGGCCCGCCCTGCCCGGCCGGGTGAGTTCACCCTCAGGGCCTACCTGAACGGCAGGATGGACCTGGCCCAGGCCGAGGCGGTCCTGAGCCTGATAGAGGCCGAGTCGCAGGCGGCCCGGCGGCAGGCCCTGCGGGGGCTGAGCGCGGGCTTGTCGCAGAGGATAGCCGCCCTCTCCGAACAGCTTTTCGCCCTGCTGGCCCATATCCAGGCCTGGCTGGACTACCCCGAGGAGGGCGTTGAGCCGGCCCGGATTCGGGCCACCCTGGAGCCGGTCTTGCAGGAGGTCCGGCGTCTGCTTGCCACTGCCCCAGCCGGGCGCATCGCCCAGAAGGGGGCCCGTCTTGCCCTGGTAGGGGCGCCCAACGCGGGCAAGTCTAGCCTGCTCAACGCGCTTTTGGGCTATGAGCGGGCCATCGTGACCCCCATCCCCGGCACCACCCGCGACTACCTGGAGGCCCCTTTGGAGATTGCCGGGGTGCCGGTGGTGGCGGTGGATACCGCTGGGGTGCGCGAGACCGAGGACCCGGTGGAGAAAAGCGGGGTAGAGCGGGCTTTGCGGATTGCCCAGGAGGCC from Meiothermus sp. QL-1 harbors:
- a CDS encoding M3 family oligoendopeptidase; amino-acid sequence: MLTEELPTWDLEALFPGLDSEAFLGTWQEVSERIKDLQQFVEARLGEEASTSQATFWSLIERLNAFGERFWPLYAYLLLRVDSNSADERAQARLSELEQLYLGFQRLRPRITRWLARLEPDAVEAGEYRILLEEARVQAQHMMSEAEETLAAELSLSGGRAWVKLHGRLTSQITAYLDGEELPIAAVRNRATHPEEAVRRAAYEAELRAWKAHEIPLAAALNGYKGEVVTLNRRRGWPDDLAPALFENRIEPRTLEALQKVMVASFPHWRRYFAAKARALGKPRLDWWDLFAPVTRPGQWSFARAQRFVEEHLSGFSQAAAELARRAYAERWLDAPPRKGKVGGAYCMPVGQGKSRILLNYEPSFDSVATLAHELGHAYHNHCLRQVPYLLRQEPMTLAETASILNETVVVEAALRTLPPEEGLEVLEGSLQNAAQVIVDIHARFLFEQRVFARRRERELAPEEFCALMLEAQQATYGEALGSYHPYMWAVKGHYYGSNFYNFPYAFGLLFGLALYQQYREEGPGFVPRYESLLASTGMYPVEGLAARFGFDLGSENFWWKGMGVLLERIEQFERRVDTLM
- a CDS encoding ABC transporter permease, producing the protein MYALAQALRSLRQHPTSTLATFFTALVSFSLLFLLGLLLWNLERVVDSLERELEVAAFLKPGAPAEALLNQIRAWPEVSEVRLQTKEEALALLQLDYPYLAQAREFIQNPLPDTLRIQLADPQQVREVGRRVARLEGVEGVEYGGALTEQLVRVLFGLRVAVNVLIGLLLLNTLFSVMGTIRLSIENRREELRVMQLVGATRGFIQGPFVAEGAMLTLGAGLVALGLGAFAYRFLAQSLQNLLPFVPVLGREDLVQAGLALLLLALLLGTLGAYLASRAHLRESDL
- a CDS encoding murein hydrolase activator EnvC, translated to MRWGWVGLLVALTLASAQSLEELRQQAQENQRLQQLQRQRIEALNRELAQLDAATAARLAELRRLEAEITRLERERAELTRQIGLLEEQKRQTEARIRALQKELDELRGRLSALVESLHRERAGRYLPLLRAQSFVDLAVRSRWVGVLGQHQTDLMDRIRTTVRRLDEERVRLGLLVEALTERRAERQARIAALAQNRQAVELTLASLRQQRAGRQAILRETLEAQARLQAELRVLQSRIAAELRRIAEERRREEERRRREALAAQRAREEARRVQAAAPPREVIGSLQFPVRGGRIAEAYGYQGNDWQTLQGPGPSSPIVAAAEGVVIDSLFIANLGYTLTIRHSDRIATQYVNVQEPQVAVGQRVAQGQLLGYTGGGVLIPSDQMWFRVIFIDENGNFRYVDPSRYY
- the mnmE gene encoding tRNA uridine-5-carboxymethylaminomethyl(34) synthesis GTPase MnmE, with protein sequence MGLPSLTDIIAAIATPPGRGAVGIVRIAGPGSLELVRKVWQGKDPTRLPGGRFTFGRIRDPRSGEVLDEALLLVFRPPHSYTGQESAELQTHGSPAVLRGVLQLLFELGARPARPGEFTLRAYLNGRMDLAQAEAVLSLIEAESQAARRQALRGLSAGLSQRIAALSEQLFALLAHIQAWLDYPEEGVEPARIRATLEPVLQEVRRLLATAPAGRIAQKGARLALVGAPNAGKSSLLNALLGYERAIVTPIPGTTRDYLEAPLEIAGVPVVAVDTAGVRETEDPVEKSGVERALRIAQEADLVLYLVDQSQPQPTPPPLPWERTLRVATKADLPAAWEDDAYLRVSSQTGLGLEALRQQIHHRLLGTAPEGEVWVSNERHVEALRRAEAHLVEALEAPEDLAGVSIEMALGALSEILGKDVSEEVIDRVFRNFCVGK